The Thermomonospora curvata DSM 43183 DNA segment GTTGTTCATCCCACGGCCTCGGCCTGTCTTTTTCCACGGCGCCGCGAGGGAGGGCACGCCGTGACCGCGGCCGCAGGGGTTTTTCAGCGAACCGCGGTCTGGTGGGCGTAGACGATGACGTTGTCTCGGTAACCGCGCCGGGCCCGGTCGAAACGGCCACCGCAGGTGATCAGTCTCAGCCCGGCGTGGTCGAGGGGACCGTAGACCCGCTCGGTCGGGAAACGCTCCTTGGGGACCCGTTCGATCGATTCGACGGTGAATACGGCCACCCGGCCGTCGGCCCGGTCGACCTCGATGCGGTCGTGGGGCCGCAGCCGGCCCAGGTCGTAGAAGACCGCAGGCCCGCGCGGGGAGTCCACATGGCCCACGATCACGGCGGGGCCGCGTTCCCCGGGGGCGGGCCCGCCCCGGTACCAGCCGGCCAGGTCGGGCCGGCCGGCCGGGGGGACCTGGAGCGAGGCGTCGGGATTCAGCCCCAGGTGAGCCAGTGGGGCCTGCACCCCGATGGCCGGGATGCGCACCCGCAGGGGAGCGGAGCGGGGCAGGAGGGGGCCGCTGTGGTCGGCTGCGCGGGCGGCGGCCGCCCACGCCGGCGGCTGCGGCGGCCCGGCCGGTCCGCCCACTGCCAGGGCGATCATCACCAGGCCGAGCAGTGCCGCCATGAGGACCGGGGCGCCTTGCAGCCCCCGCCGGATGGGCGTGCTTTCATGCCGTGACGTCATCGCGGCGTCGGCTCCTTGCGACGGCGGCGCCCGCCAGCAGGACGCCTCCGGCACCCAGCAGGACCACGTTGACGCCGCCCGCACCGCCGCCGAAGCCGGCGTCGGCCGCGCCGTGCGGGGTGGGGCGGGGAGAGGGGGCCGTGCCGGGCAGCACCACGATCTGGCCGACGGCGTTGACGTCGCCGCAGTGCGCCAGGATCTGGTAGGTGCCCGGCGGGGTGTGCGCGCCGATGGTGGCCAGGCCGGCGCGGCCCTCGACCTCCTCGGCCCCGTCCAGCGCGGCGCTGCCGGCGAAGGCGTCGGAGGTGGCGAAGCCGTCGGTTTCGCACTCGGGAACCTGCAGGGTGACGTTCTGGCCGGGCCGGGCCTTGCCGGGCTTGACGAGCACGGACGTGGTGGCCGTGGCGGGAGCGGCGACACCGGCCGCCAGCCCGGCCGTCAGGGCACCGGCGGTGAGAGCGAGCATGGTCGTTTTCCTGGCTCGCATGATTCCTCCCAAGGCGGCACGGCGGCTCGGTTTCTTCCTCCCGGGCTTTTAACGCCGTGTCTTTTGCTTCAATGTGATGGAGAATGCGCCGGGTTGGTTCGGAAAGGCCGGTGCGCCGGTGCGAGGAAGGCGGGATTTTCTCAATGCGCCGCTTCTGCCGGTTCGGGGCGCGTCACGCTCCCGGCCGCCGCCTAGGCTCCCTGCGTCCTGCACCGGGAACCGGGGCCGGAGGAGAGCCGTGTCGATCGGGGAGCGGCCGGGCTGTCCGTTCCGCGCCCGGATGCGCAGGCGGCGGGGAAAGGGAGCGGCCTGCTCTTTAGTCCGCCGGGCCTGTCGCAGCGGTGAAGCCGCCGACACATGGGGGGTGGCGTGCGGATACCGGGCGGGCGTACCGGGGCCTGAAGCGGGCGAACTTCAGCACCCGCCCCAACTTACTGATCTACGCTGTAAAGGTGCGCGGTTGGGTCACTACCCAGCCACCCCACCAACAGCAAACCCCAAAACCACCACAACAACCACACCAAAACACACCAACCACCTCCGAGCCGACCACCGATCAGCCGGCGAACTCGGCCCACAGCAGCGGCCAGAGCCGCTTCACCGTTCACCCGCCCCACCGCAGGCGGAGCCTTGCCTCACCGGCGCGGCATCCGCCTAAGACCCGGCCGCGATGACCGTGCGGACCGCACCGAAGGCCTGGGCGTACATCTCCGCCGGCGAGCAGGCGGCGCCTTGACGCACCCACTGCTCGGTGGCCAGACGCACCGCGCACAAGACGATCCCGGCGACCAGGCGCGGCCCCAGGAGACGCACCGAGTCGGCGACCTGACCTGCGGCCTCGCCGGCGGCCTTCGCGCAGCGCGGCTCCAGGGCCCGGGCCAGCGCCTCCTCCCAGGCGATGTACTCGGCGTCGGAGTGGGCCCGCACGGCCGGGTTCTCGGCGCGGATGCGCATCTCCAGCCGGGCCATCTGGCGGTGGTCGCGCCAGTCGGCGGTGATGTCGAGGAAGGCGTTGCACAGTGCGGTGAAGGCGTCTTCTGCGGCCGGGCGCGCCTGCAGGGCGGCCAGCACGGCTTTCAGGCGGCCGTGGTGCAGGCCGGCGATGAGGCAGCTTTCCTTGGAGTCGAAGTAGCGGAAGAACGTCGAGCGGCTGATGCCGGCGCGTTCGCAGATGTCGTCCACGCGCACGGCGCGTATGCCGCGTTCGGAGACGAGCTTGACCGCGGCCTTGGCCGCCGCCAGGTAGGTGTGCTGCTTCTTGCGCTCCCGCAGGGAGTCTCCTCCGGCGTCGATCGCATCCATATCTTGACACTATGTCGCAATTGGGACAGTGTCTCAGAACGTGGCGGCATCCGGGACGATCAGGGGGGGAAGACTGTGGACGCTGAGAAGCTGCGGTCCTTGTTCGACTTGACCGGCCGGGTCGCGATCATCACCGGTGGCACCCGGGGCATCGGACGGGCGATCGCCGAGGGGTTCGTCGCCGCCGGCGCGAGCGTGGTCGTGGCCAGCCGCAAGGCCGAGGCCTGCGCCGAGACCGAGGCGCACCTGAAGGCCATGGGGGGTGCGGCCTTGGGAGTGCCCACGCACATGGGTGACCTGGATGCGCTGGATGCGCTGGTGAGCCGTACCGTCGACACCTTCGGCGGGATCGACATCCTGGTCAACAACGCGGCCAACCCGCTGGCGCTGCCGCTGGGCTCCTTCACTCCCGAGGCGTTCGCCAAGTCCCAGGACGTCAACGTCCGCGGCCCGGTCTTTTTGGTGCAGCGGGCGCTGGAGCACCTGACCGCGAGCCCGCATGCCGCGATCATCAACGTGGTCTCGGCGGGGGCGTTCATGTTCTCCCCGAACGTGTCGATGTATGCGGCGGCCAAGGCCGCCATGGTGTCCTACACCCGTTCCATGGCCGCTGAGTTCGCCCCGCGGGGCATCCGGGTCAACGCGCTGGCCCCCGGGACCGTCGACACCACCATGGTCCGCAAGAACCCGCCGGAGTTTCAGCGGCTGATGGAGCAGGCCTCGCTGCAAAAGCGCATGGCGCACCCTGATGAGATGGTCGGCCCGGCGCTGTTTTTGGCCTCCGATGCCGCCAGTTTCGTCACCGGGCAGGTCCTGCTGGCCGATGGCGGCCTGGTCCCTCATTGATCGGCGGCCCTCGGCGATGCCCGGGCCGGCGCCGGCCGTCTGGGCGGAAAAGAGCACGGACCTGAAGTGTTGACGAAGGAACGCCCATGCTGACCGACAGCGACGCCTACCTGCGCGACACCCCCGCTTCGGGGAAGACGGTGCGGATGGAGCGGCCCGCCCCCGGTGTGCGGCTGCTGACCTTGGACCGCCCGCACCGGCTCAACGCGATGTCCGGCGAGCTGATCAAAGACCTGCACGCCGCGCTCGATGAGGTCGCCGTGGACGACGAATGCCGGGTCCTCATCATCACCGGCGCCGGTCGTGCTTTTTGCGCCGGGCTGGACCTGCACGATCCGCCCGTCCGCGAGGCCACTGCTCCCGCCTCCCCGCAGCAGGAGGCCCGGCGGCGCAGCCCGCAGGCGGGCCTGCACGTCCAGCAGGCCATCGCCGCGCTCGTGCCCAAGCTGCGCAATCTGCGTCAGCCGGTCATCGCCGCCGTCAACGGCCCGGCCGCCGGCGGTGGTTTCGCCTTGGCGCTGGCTTGTGATGTCCGCATCGCCGCCGCCTCGGCCAAGTTCAACGCCGCTTTCGTGCGCATCGGGCTTTCCGGCTGCGACATCGGCGTCAGCTGGCTGCTGCCGCGGCTGATCGGCGCCGGCCGCTCCCATGAGCTGCTGCTGACCGGGCGGTTCGTGGAGGCTGAGGAGGCCGAGCGCATCGGTTTGGTCAACCGGGTCGTCGATGACGGCCAGGTGGTGCGGGCGGCGTTGGAGACCGCCGAGCTGATCTGCGCCAACAGCCCGATGGGGGTGTGGATGACCAAGGAGGTGGCCTGGAGCCAGCTGGAGGTCGCCAGTTTGCAGGCCGGTATCGACCTGGAGAACCGCACCCAGGTGCTGATCTCCTACACCCGCGACCACACCGAGCAGATCACCTCTTTCCTGGAGCGGCGCACCCCCCGCTACACCGATTCTTGACCTGGGCGTGCGCTTTGCCCAAGCCGTGCCCTGCCCAGGGGGCGCGGGTGACTTTAGGGGGGAATCTGCTGGGCAAGAGTGTGTTATGACGGAAATTACAGACTTCACCCCCCTTGCGTTTCTGCGGCGGGAGCGGCCATGAGCCGGCCCCGTATCGCGGTGCCGGCCGATGGCCGCCCGCCCGGCCGCCACGCCCAATGGGTGTGGCTGGACCTGCGGACACAGCAGACCCTGGAGGAGGCCCTGCGGGCACTGCGCAACGGCCGCTCCCCGCCGCCTCCGCTCCTTGCCGAGGACGCCGACGGCTATGTGTGCCCGGCCGGCATGGATGTGCGCAGCCTGCCGGTCTGTGTCGCGGGCGTGTGGCATCTGGCGCCGGTGATCGATGAGGCGCACCTGCAGGACCCGCTGGCGGGCATGGACTTCGCCGAACGGGCCTTCGCCCACGCCCGGCTGCGTGAGCTGCTGGGACGCCCCGACTGGCGCACCGGCGAACTGGTGGCCTTCCACGCCGGCCACAAGATGCAGCTGCTGGCCCACGACCCGCTCCGCTACCGGCAGGCCGGCCGTGTCGTGGCGCAGGCGAGCCGACGGCCACGCCAAGAGACCACCGCCGCCTACACCCGCCTGTTCCAGGAGGCGCTGGCGGTCCGGGCCGACGTCGGCAGGCATGTCAATGCGCTGCAACACTGCCTGGGGATGCTCACCACCGACGTCCACCGGCGGCGGGTGCTGGCCGCGGCCATCGACTCCTACCGGGTGGGGCTGGTGCCTTTCGACGTGCCCGCCACGCTGATCCGCCACCAGGCGGAACGCGACGGGGATGAGTACATCGGGACGCAGACCTACCTGGCCCCCTACCCGGAGGATCTGTGGTGGCTGGGCTGGTGAGCCGCGGCGTGGTTCAGCGGAACGCCTCAGCGGGGGTCCACAGCCCTCGGGCCATCAGCACCTCCCGCAAGGTGATCAGGTCGTCGGTCATGATGCCGTCGACGCCCAGATCCAGCAGCCGTTCCATCTCCTCGCGGCGGTTGACGGTCCAGGCGTGCACCTTCAACCCCAGCCGGTGGGCCTGCTCGATGAAAGAGGCGGTGACAAAAGGCAACGGCCCCAGCCCGTAGGGGACCTGGGCGCAGGCGACCCCGGTGGCGGCCAGGCGGACGAGTTTGGCGGCCGGCCCCCCGGCCGAGCGGGCCCGCAGCGCCATCACCCCCCGCGGCCCCAACGCGGTGCACACCTTCTGGTCGGTGTACAGCGGCAGCCGCGCCCGCAGCGCCGCCAGGCGCCGGGAGGAGAAAGAGGTGATGCACACCCGGTGCCAGGCGCGGGTGCGGTGCAGCACGCGGGCCAGGGGGTCGATGGCGGGGGCGTCTTTGATGTCGATGTTGACCCGCACGTGCGGCCAGCTGCCCAGGATGTCCTCCAGCAGCGGGATGGGTTCGACTCCGGCGATGCGGGCGCGGGAGACCTGGGCGTAGGTCATGCGGGCGATGGCGCCGCGCCGGTCGGTGACCCGGTCCAAGGTCCGGTCGTGAAAGGCCACCAGGACACCGTCGGCGGTGGCGTGCACGTCGGTCTCCAGGTAGCGGTAGCCCAGGTCGACGGCGTACTGGAAGGCGGGCATGGAGTTTTCCAGGCCGTGGCGGGCGCCGCCGCGGTGGGCGAACGGGATCGGCCCGGGATGGTCGAGGAAGGTGTAGCCGGCCTGCATCTCAGCGAGTATGGCCTGCCGTGCGGCCGTGGCGCAGCCGGGCACGCCCGTCTTAGGGGAGGTCTTCGCCGAGGGCGGCCCATTCCCGGCGGCGGGCCTCGGCCAGGGCGATGGCCGTGGCGACGGCGACGTTGAGGGAGCCGACCCGGCCGATTTGGGGGATGTAGGCGACGGCGTCGGCGGCCTCCAGCAGGGCGGGGGAGCAGCCGTGGTCTTCACCGCCGACGGCCAGGCACACATCGCCCTCCAACGGCGCCCGGTGCAGCGGGATCGCCCCGCCGGCCAGCTCCAGTGCGATGACGCGCAGCCCTTGGTCGTGGGCTTCCCGGACGGCCTGCTGGGGGGTGCCGGCCTGGGACCAGGGCACGAGCCGTTCGGTGCCCAGGGCGGTTTTCCCGGCGTTGCGGTGGGTGGGGGGTGTGGTGTTGCCGGCCAGCCACAGGTGTTCGACTCCGAAGACCGCGCAGGTGCGCACGATGGAACCGACGTTGAACGGCTGGGTGACCGACTCGACGATCAGTCCCAGGCGGCCGTGGGTGCGGCGCCGCCAGGCGCGGTTGAGGCGTTTGACGTCGGTGGGACGCAGCTGCCGGCGTTGTTCAGTGCGGGTCATGGTCTCTCCTGGCGGGACGGCGCGGCCGGCGCATCGGGGTGGGCGGTGACGGCCAGGACGCGGTAGGCCGAGCGGGAGGCGATGCGTTCGGTGGGCCAGCCCTGCTGCTGCAGCCAGCGGTGCAGGCTGTCAGAACCCAGGTGTTTGTGCACGACCAGGTAGGCGGTGGCGCCGGGGAGCAGCCGCGCCAGCCAGGTGGTCAGCAGCTCGTGCAAGGCGGCCTTGCCGATGCGGATGGGCGGGTTGGACCACAATGCGGCGAACCGCATCGCCGGGTCGATCTGCTCGGGCCGGTGAAAACTGGCGTTGCCGATCCCGGCGGTGCGGGCGTTGAGACGCGCCAGCTGCAGCGCCCGCTCGTTGACGTCCACGCCGTACACCCTCGCCCGGGGGGAGCGCAGCGCCATGGCCAAGGCGATGGGCCCGTACCCGCAGCCCACATCGAGCAGGTCGCCTTCGGCGGGGGGTGCGGGCACGGTCTCCAGCAGGATGCGGGTGCCCGGGTCGATGCGGTCGGGGGAGAACACGCCACGGTCGGTGGTCAGCCGCAGGTGCACATCCGGCAGGACGAGGTGAACGGTGCGGCGGCGCCCGGCGGCCTCCGGCCGTTCGGTGAAGTAGTGTTCCCCCACGGGGGGTGACGCTATCAGCGTTCCGGCCCGCGATGCGCCACCGTCGATCATGAAGGACGCCGGCGCCCTGCCCCTGGGCCGGGCGGGCTCCTGCGGTTTTTACGGCAGGCGGGAAAACCACGCCAAGGACGCCCCCGCGGCGGCCAGGGCCAGCAGCAACGCGATCCCCGTGAAACGGGCGGCCACGTCCTGGTGCTCGATCCGCCACCCCAGCGAGGTGCCGATGTTGGCATACACCTGCGACAGCTGATCGTTGTCGGCCGCCTCATAGGCCTTGCCGTTGGTGCCCTGCGCCAGCCCCGCCAAGGTGACCTTGTTGACCTCCACCGGAGTGGTCTCCCCGTCGATCTCCACCGTCCCATACGGGGTGCCGAACGCGATGGTCGACACCGGGACGTCGGCGGCGCGCGCGGCGTCGATGGCCTCGGGAACCGACCGGCCGGTGGTGTTGTCCCCATCCGACAGCAGCACGATGTGAGCCGGCGGGGGATCTTGGCCGGCCTGGGCGTCAAAGGACCGGATGGCCTGCAGGCTGGTGAAGACCGCCTCCCCGATGGCGGTGCGCTTGGCCAGGGTGAGGGTGTCGATGCTGGAGATGGCCGCGGCCCTGTCCCCGCTGGGGGTGGCCACGACGTTGGCGCTGCCGGCGAAGGCGACCACCCCGACGTTGAAGCGGGCCGGCAGGTCTTGGATGAACTTCTTGGCGGCGGCCTTGGCGGCCTCGAACCGGTTGGGCGCCACGTCCTTGGCCATCATCGACAGCGACACATCGATGGCGACCATCACCGTGGCGCGTTCCCGCGGCACCTTCACCGGCGTGGCCGGACGCGCAAAGGCCAGGCACATCACCGTCACCATGGCCAAGAACAACCCGGCCGCCACATGCCGCCGCCACCCCGGGCGGCGGGGCGCGACCTGGTGCAGCAGCGCCGCATTGGTGAAGCGGACCACATAACGGCGCCGCCGCCGCTGCACCAGCACATACACCGCCACCAGCAGCGGAACGACCGCCAAAACCCACAGCCGGCCAGGAGACAGAAAAGTCATGGGCGTGCCCCCCTGAGGGTGCGGTGGCCGCGTCCGGCGACGCGGCGCTGCCGCAGGGCGAAACGAGCGATGTCGGTGATCCAGTCACGGTCGGTGCGCAACTGCAGGTGCCCGGCGCCGGCCCGGCGCAGCGCCGCCGCCACGGCCCGGCGGTGCGCGGCCGCGGCGCGGGCGTAGGCGTCGGTGACCTTGCGGTTGAGGGAGACCTCATAGGTCGCGCCGGTTTCCGGGTCGGCCACGTTCACCATCCCCACCTCCGGCAGGCTCAGCTCACGAGGATCGATGATCTCCACGGCCAGCACCTGGTGACGGGCGGCCAGGCGCCGCAAGGGCCGCTCCCAGTCCGGCCGGCCCTGCGGGTCGGCCGGCTGATCGAGGAAGTCGGTGATGATGACGCGCAGCCCCCGGCGGGTCTGGGAACGCGCCAGGGCGGCGATGCCCTCGGCCAGCGACGGCCGCCCTGAGGCCTGCTGGGGCGGGGCGGTGAGGATGTCAGCGAGCAGGGCGTAGATGGCGGCCTTGCCGGTGCGGGCCGGCCAGCGCCGCAACCCGTCCCCGCGCATCAGGTAGGCGCCGGTGCGGTCCCCCAGCCGGGAGGTCAAAAACCCCACGGCGGCCAGCGCGGCCACCGCCAGATCCCGTTTGGGCAGGGCGGCCGTGCCGTAGTCCATGCTGGCGGTCACATCCACCAGCGCCCACGTCTCCAGCTCATGGTCGGCGATGAGGTCACGCACATGCGGGGCGGTGGTGCGGGCGGTCACCGCCCAGTCCATGTGCCGCACATCGTCTTCGCCGGGCTGATACAGCCGGGCCTCGGCCAGCTCGGTGCCCGGCCCGGGCAGCAACCCCACATGCTCGCCGTGCAGCAGCCCGTCCAGCCGCCGCGTGACCGCAAGCTCCAGCCGCCGCAGCGTCCGCTCCGGCGCCAGGCGGGCCAGGGCGCCGCGTGAGGTGCGTGACGTGTGCATGACGGCTGGGCGTCACGCCGGGACGGTGTGGTCGTGGTTCCACACCACCCGGGGCGGGGGGACGGCGGCCAGGATCTGATCGATGACCTCGCCGGGATCCACTCCGTCGGCCAGCGCATCGAAGGTCAGCACGATCCGGTGGGCCATCACATCGGGGGCGACGGCGCGCACGTCATCGGGCAGCACGAAGTCACGGCCGTGCAGCAACGCCAGGGCCCGCGCGGCGGCCACCAGCCCCAGCGTGGCCCGCGGGCTGGCCCCGATGTCGATGACCTGCCGCAGATCCGGCAGGTGGTAGTGGGCCGGTTCCCGGGTGGCCATGACCAGACGCACGATGTAGTCGGCGACCAGCTCATGCACCGACACCTGCGCGGCGGTCTGCTGCAGGGCGATCAGCCGTTGCGGGTCCAGGACCTGCTCGGCCTGCGGCGGCTCCACGCTCATGCGCTGCAGGATCTGCATCTCCTCGTGCGCCGCCGGATACGAGACGTTGACCTTCATCAAGAACCGGTCCCGCTGCGCCTCCGGCAGCGGATAGACCCCTTCGGACTCGATCGGGTTCTGCGTGGCGATCACCAAAAACGGCTTGGGCAGCGGAAAGGTCCGCCCGGCCAGCGACACCTGCCGCTCGGCCATGACCTCCAGCAGCGCCGACTGCACCTTGGCCGGGGCCCGGTTGATCTCATCGGCCAGCACGAAATTGACAAAGACCGGGCCCAGCTCCACATCGAACTGCTCGGTGGAGGGGTGGTAGATGCGGGTGCCGACGATGTCGGAGGGCACCAGGTCGGGAGTGAACTGCAGGCGGGCGAACGTCCCTCCCACCACCTGGGCCAGCGTGCCCACCGCCAGTGTCTTGGCGACACCGGGAACCCCCTCCAGCAGGCAGTGGCCCTTGGCCAGCAACGCCACCACCATGCGTTCGACCATGTGCTCTTGACCGACGATCACCTTCTTGATCTCAGCGACGGTGCGTTGCAGCAGCGCTGCTGCCTGGTCGATGTCATGAGCGGCCACGGTCATAGGGCTTGGACCTCAAAGTGCGTCGTCGTCGGGCCGGTGCGCCCGGCCGGCTTCCTTGGTCGACTGTATGTGATCTCTTCTACCCGCTGCGCGCCGCACGACGGAGGAAACCGTCACGGGTGCTTTAGTGTGACGGGTATGTCAAGGCCGCTGCCGTCCGATGATCCAGCGCAGCTGGGGCCGTTCCGCCTGTCGGCGCGGCTGCTGGAGACCCCTGCCGGGATCGTGTTCCTGGGCGAAGACGACCAGGGCCGGCAGGCCACCGTGGCGGTGCTGCGCCAGGGCGCGGCCGATGATGCGGCCGCACGCGACCGGTTCAAGGCGGCGATCCTGGCCGCGGTCCCCGGCGGCCCGGACGCCGATGGGGGAGCGCCCATCGTGGCGGCCCAGCCGGAAGGCCCCACCCCGTGGGTGGCGGTGCGCTATGAGCCGGGCGCATCCGGCGGCCCCCGCCCGGCCGGGGCCGAACGGTTCTTGGAACCGGTGGCGCTGACGGGCAGGCGGCGCCGCGGGCCGGGGTTCGTGCCGTATTGGGCCGGCAGGGGAGGCCCCGCCGCCGCCCAGGCGGCCCCGCCCGCCCCCCGGGCGCCCGCGCCGTCGGGGCCGCGGCGGCTGGCGGCGGCCGTGCTGGCACTGGCGGTGCTGCTGGCCTTGCTGACGCTGCTGATGCTCATGCTGTTCGCCTGCCGCCCGCAGGTGACCGCCCCGCCCCCGGACCCGCCTGCGGACACCATGCCTTCCTCCCAGACACCCTCTCCCTCCCCGACGCCCTCATCCCCCTCGCCCACCTCACCGGCCCCGACCTCGCCCTCGCCGGGGGAGCCGGGCGGCACCGGCGGCCCGGGCGGCATCGGCGGGGACCTGTAGACGGCAGGGGGGATTGCCCCGGCCCGTCCCTGCCGGTGACGATGGGGCAATGGTGGAGGCTTTGGTCGCCTTCTGCGGCGCGGCGCTGCTGGTGTCGATGGCCCCCGGCCCCAGCACCGTGGTGATCATGCGGGAGTCGGCGCTGGGGGGACGGGCGGCGGGCATTGCGGCCCTGGCCGGCAACGAGGTCGGAATGCTGGGATGGGCCCTGGTCGCGGCCGCGGGCCTGTCGGCGCTGCTGGCGGTGTCCGAACTGGCCTACGACGTTCTGCGCGTCACCGGGGCGGCGGTGCTGGTGTGGCTGGGCGCGCAGACCCTCTGGCGGGCCCGCCGCCCGCCCGCCCCCGGCGGTGACCGTCTTCCGGCCGCCACGTCGCAACGCCGGTTGTGGCGCAGCTTCCGCACCGGAGTGGTGACCGCGGCGGCCAACCCCAAGGCCGGGGTGTTCGTGGTGTCCTTCCTGCCGCAGTTCATCCCCCCGGGGGCGCCGGTGCCGGCGATGCTGCCGGCCTTGGCGCTGCTGTGGGTGGCGATCGATGTGATCTGGTATCTCGGGATGGTGTGGCTGGTGGGGACGCTGCGCCCGCTGGTGACCCGGCCGCAGGTTCAGCGGCGGCTGGAACAGGCCTGTGGGGCGCTGCTCGTTGGACTGGGCGCACGCCTGGCAGCGGAATCCCGCTGAAATACACCACCCCGGCATAAGCCGCATGAAGAGGAGAGAAGCCGGGCGGTGCGGTACCGACCCTCTCGGCGCACCCTACGCCCGCGGCCACCACCGTGGCCGGCGAACAACCCGGCCCACGCCACCCCACGGGCCACAACCGCCGGCGCCCCACCTGGCCCGCTCCCCATGCGGCCGGCGGGGGAGAGGCAGCCTCGGGCA contains these protein-coding regions:
- a CDS encoding TrmH family RNA methyltransferase, giving the protein MTRTEQRRQLRPTDVKRLNRAWRRRTHGRLGLIVESVTQPFNVGSIVRTCAVFGVEHLWLAGNTTPPTHRNAGKTALGTERLVPWSQAGTPQQAVREAHDQGLRVIALELAGGAIPLHRAPLEGDVCLAVGGEDHGCSPALLEAADAVAYIPQIGRVGSLNVAVATAIALAEARRREWAALGEDLP
- a CDS encoding SDR family NAD(P)-dependent oxidoreductase, which produces MDAEKLRSLFDLTGRVAIITGGTRGIGRAIAEGFVAAGASVVVASRKAEACAETEAHLKAMGGAALGVPTHMGDLDALDALVSRTVDTFGGIDILVNNAANPLALPLGSFTPEAFAKSQDVNVRGPVFLVQRALEHLTASPHAAIINVVSAGAFMFSPNVSMYAAAKAAMVSYTRSMAAEFAPRGIRVNALAPGTVDTTMVRKNPPEFQRLMEQASLQKRMAHPDEMVGPALFLASDAASFVTGQVLLADGGLVPH
- a CDS encoding DUF58 domain-containing protein, which encodes MHTSRTSRGALARLAPERTLRRLELAVTRRLDGLLHGEHVGLLPGPGTELAEARLYQPGEDDVRHMDWAVTARTTAPHVRDLIADHELETWALVDVTASMDYGTAALPKRDLAVAALAAVGFLTSRLGDRTGAYLMRGDGLRRWPARTGKAAIYALLADILTAPPQQASGRPSLAEGIAALARSQTRRGLRVIITDFLDQPADPQGRPDWERPLRRLAARHQVLAVEIIDPRELSLPEVGMVNVADPETGATYEVSLNRKVTDAYARAAAAHRRAVAAALRRAGAGHLQLRTDRDWITDIARFALRQRRVAGRGHRTLRGARP
- a CDS encoding enoyl-CoA hydratase/isomerase family protein, with protein sequence MLTDSDAYLRDTPASGKTVRMERPAPGVRLLTLDRPHRLNAMSGELIKDLHAALDEVAVDDECRVLIITGAGRAFCAGLDLHDPPVREATAPASPQQEARRRSPQAGLHVQQAIAALVPKLRNLRQPVIAAVNGPAAGGGFALALACDVRIAAASAKFNAAFVRIGLSGCDIGVSWLLPRLIGAGRSHELLLTGRFVEAEEAERIGLVNRVVDDGQVVRAALETAELICANSPMGVWMTKEVAWSQLEVASLQAGIDLENRTQVLISYTRDHTEQITSFLERRTPRYTDS
- a CDS encoding AAA family ATPase, producing the protein MTVAAHDIDQAAALLQRTVAEIKKVIVGQEHMVERMVVALLAKGHCLLEGVPGVAKTLAVGTLAQVVGGTFARLQFTPDLVPSDIVGTRIYHPSTEQFDVELGPVFVNFVLADEINRAPAKVQSALLEVMAERQVSLAGRTFPLPKPFLVIATQNPIESEGVYPLPEAQRDRFLMKVNVSYPAAHEEMQILQRMSVEPPQAEQVLDPQRLIALQQTAAQVSVHELVADYIVRLVMATREPAHYHLPDLRQVIDIGASPRATLGLVAAARALALLHGRDFVLPDDVRAVAPDVMAHRIVLTFDALADGVDPGEVIDQILAAVPPPRVVWNHDHTVPA
- a CDS encoding LysE family translocator, whose product is MVEALVAFCGAALLVSMAPGPSTVVIMRESALGGRAAGIAALAGNEVGMLGWALVAAAGLSALLAVSELAYDVLRVTGAAVLVWLGAQTLWRARRPPAPGGDRLPAATSQRRLWRSFRTGVVTAAANPKAGVFVVSFLPQFIPPGAPVPAMLPALALLWVAIDVIWYLGMVWLVGTLRPLVTRPQVQRRLEQACGALLVGLGARLAAESR
- a CDS encoding TetR family transcriptional regulator — its product is MDAIDAGGDSLRERKKQHTYLAAAKAAVKLVSERGIRAVRVDDICERAGISRSTFFRYFDSKESCLIAGLHHGRLKAVLAALQARPAAEDAFTALCNAFLDITADWRDHRQMARLEMRIRAENPAVRAHSDAEYIAWEEALARALEPRCAKAAGEAAGQVADSVRLLGPRLVAGIVLCAVRLATEQWVRQGAACSPAEMYAQAFGAVRTVIAAGS
- a CDS encoding VWA domain-containing protein; the protein is MTFLSPGRLWVLAVVPLLVAVYVLVQRRRRRYVVRFTNAALLHQVAPRRPGWRRHVAAGLFLAMVTVMCLAFARPATPVKVPRERATVMVAIDVSLSMMAKDVAPNRFEAAKAAAKKFIQDLPARFNVGVVAFAGSANVVATPSGDRAAAISSIDTLTLAKRTAIGEAVFTSLQAIRSFDAQAGQDPPPAHIVLLSDGDNTTGRSVPEAIDAARAADVPVSTIAFGTPYGTVEIDGETTPVEVNKVTLAGLAQGTNGKAYEAADNDQLSQVYANIGTSLGWRIEHQDVAARFTGIALLLALAAAGASLAWFSRLP
- a CDS encoding class I SAM-dependent methyltransferase — translated: MGEHYFTERPEAAGRRRTVHLVLPDVHLRLTTDRGVFSPDRIDPGTRILLETVPAPPAEGDLLDVGCGYGPIALAMALRSPRARVYGVDVNERALQLARLNARTAGIGNASFHRPEQIDPAMRFAALWSNPPIRIGKAALHELLTTWLARLLPGATAYLVVHKHLGSDSLHRWLQQQGWPTERIASRSAYRVLAVTAHPDAPAAPSRQERP
- a CDS encoding class F sortase: MTSRHESTPIRRGLQGAPVLMAALLGLVMIALAVGGPAGPPQPPAWAAAARAADHSGPLLPRSAPLRVRIPAIGVQAPLAHLGLNPDASLQVPPAGRPDLAGWYRGGPAPGERGPAVIVGHVDSPRGPAVFYDLGRLRPHDRIEVDRADGRVAVFTVESIERVPKERFPTERVYGPLDHAGLRLITCGGRFDRARRGYRDNVIVYAHQTAVR
- a CDS encoding glycerophosphodiester phosphodiesterase, which produces MQAGYTFLDHPGPIPFAHRGGARHGLENSMPAFQYAVDLGYRYLETDVHATADGVLVAFHDRTLDRVTDRRGAIARMTYAQVSRARIAGVEPIPLLEDILGSWPHVRVNIDIKDAPAIDPLARVLHRTRAWHRVCITSFSSRRLAALRARLPLYTDQKVCTALGPRGVMALRARSAGGPAAKLVRLAATGVACAQVPYGLGPLPFVTASFIEQAHRLGLKVHAWTVNRREEMERLLDLGVDGIMTDDLITLREVLMARGLWTPAEAFR
- a CDS encoding YbgA family protein, coding for MSRPRIAVPADGRPPGRHAQWVWLDLRTQQTLEEALRALRNGRSPPPPLLAEDADGYVCPAGMDVRSLPVCVAGVWHLAPVIDEAHLQDPLAGMDFAERAFAHARLRELLGRPDWRTGELVAFHAGHKMQLLAHDPLRYRQAGRVVAQASRRPRQETTAAYTRLFQEALAVRADVGRHVNALQHCLGMLTTDVHRRRVLAAAIDSYRVGLVPFDVPATLIRHQAERDGDEYIGTQTYLAPYPEDLWWLGW